A genomic segment from Xiphophorus maculatus strain JP 163 A chromosome 6, X_maculatus-5.0-male, whole genome shotgun sequence encodes:
- the LOC102220224 gene encoding protein FAM131A-like isoform X2, which produces MTPSIRSSERMERQRVEEVGELHTEVKFEESEMIPKSGKSPGDSRKTVGIHEFAALARSSLNGISQAVRDHVTKPTSLAQGRVAHLIEWKGWPKPTGPPPGTHSQFNSYCRLTEGEKEARFAAGVAEQFAIAEAKLRAWASLDDDEEDEEDFNDEESHTNGQSCNLSTENPGAAMSKPIGGVPCQPESQDVELPQSVHPVGSVSSGGPFQDRPPTDHDLQSGSPSSRSDCMCPFLEEEEEEEEERLHGLVEKLTPLQEQRGEDCVHSKPEWRPRNRSSRFDSCYSTSHSESPGEEDEEDEEEEGSVFHEVRVWHCSPRGFFSDRGSSGVASFDEEEEVEEVEEEEEEKKEEKEYLM; this is translated from the exons ATGACGCCAAGCATCAGGAGTAGCGAAAGAATGGAGAGGCAAAGAGTGGAAGAGGTAGGAGAACTTCACActgaa gtGAAATTTGAAGAGAGTGAAATGATTCCAAAGTCGGGAAAATCTCCGGGAGACTCCAGGAAAACAGTCGGCATCCATGAATTTGCAGCGCTCGCCAGATCTTCATTGAATG GCATCTCTCAGGCGGTAAGGGACCATGTGACGAAGCCCACCTCCCTGGCCCAGGGCCGGGTCGCCCACCTCATAGAGTGGAAAGGCTGGCCGAAGCCTACAGGTCCTCCACCAGGCACTCACTCCCAGTTCAACTCTTACTGCCGTCTGACCGAAGGGGAGAAGGAGGCTCGGTTTGCTGCAG GAGTGGCTGAGCAGTTTGCAATTGCCGAGGCCAAGCTGCGTGCCTGGGCGTCGCtagatgatgatgaggaggacgAGGAAGACTTCAATGATGAAGAATCCCACACCAACGGACAGAGTTGCAACTTATCCACAGAGAATCCAG GCGCCGCCATGTCCAAACCAATCGGCGGAGTGCCATGCCAGCCTGAGAGCCAAGACGTCGAGCTGCCACAGTCTGTTCATCCCGTAGGCTCCGTCAGCAGCGGCGGCCCTTTTCAAGACAGGCCTCCGACTGATCATGACCTACAGAGCGGCTCGCCGTCTTCGCGCAGCGACTGCATGTGTCCATTcctggaggaagaagaagaggaagaggaagagcggCTGCACGGGCTGGTGGAGAAGCTGACTCCCTTGCAGGAGCAGCGTGGCGAGGACTGCGTCCACAGCAAGCCGGAGTGGCGGCCCCGGAACCGGAGCAGCAGGTTCGACTCCTGCTACTCCACCTCTCACTCCGAGTCCCCCGGCGAGGAGGAcgaggaagacgaggaggaggaaggcagCGTGTTTCACGAGGTGCGGGTGTGGCACTGCAGCCCCAGAGGCTTCTTCTCCGACCGGGGGTCTTCTGGAGTGGCGTCTTtcgacgaagaggaggaggtggaagaggtagaggaggaggaggaggagaagaaggaggagaaggagtATTTGATGTGA
- the LOC102220224 gene encoding protein FAM131A-like isoform X1: MIPKSGKSPGDSRKTVGIHEFAALARSSLNGISQAVRDHVTKPTSLAQGRVAHLIEWKGWPKPTGPPPGTHSQFNSYCRLTEGEKEARFAAGVAEQFAIAEAKLRAWASLDDDEEDEEDFNDEESHTNGQSCNLSTENPGAAMSKPIGGVPCQPESQDVELPQSVHPVGSVSSGGPFQDRPPTDHDLQSGSPSSRSDCMCPFLEEEEEEEEERLHGLVEKLTPLQEQRGEDCVHSKPEWRPRNRSSRFDSCYSTSHSESPGEEDEEDEEEEGSVFHEVRVWHCSPRGFFSDRGSSGVASFDEEEEVEEVEEEEEEKKEEKEYLM, from the exons ATGATTCCAAAGTCGGGAAAATCTCCGGGAGACTCCAGGAAAACAGTCGGCATCCATGAATTTGCAGCGCTCGCCAGATCTTCATTGAATG GCATCTCTCAGGCGGTAAGGGACCATGTGACGAAGCCCACCTCCCTGGCCCAGGGCCGGGTCGCCCACCTCATAGAGTGGAAAGGCTGGCCGAAGCCTACAGGTCCTCCACCAGGCACTCACTCCCAGTTCAACTCTTACTGCCGTCTGACCGAAGGGGAGAAGGAGGCTCGGTTTGCTGCAG GAGTGGCTGAGCAGTTTGCAATTGCCGAGGCCAAGCTGCGTGCCTGGGCGTCGCtagatgatgatgaggaggacgAGGAAGACTTCAATGATGAAGAATCCCACACCAACGGACAGAGTTGCAACTTATCCACAGAGAATCCAG GCGCCGCCATGTCCAAACCAATCGGCGGAGTGCCATGCCAGCCTGAGAGCCAAGACGTCGAGCTGCCACAGTCTGTTCATCCCGTAGGCTCCGTCAGCAGCGGCGGCCCTTTTCAAGACAGGCCTCCGACTGATCATGACCTACAGAGCGGCTCGCCGTCTTCGCGCAGCGACTGCATGTGTCCATTcctggaggaagaagaagaggaagaggaagagcggCTGCACGGGCTGGTGGAGAAGCTGACTCCCTTGCAGGAGCAGCGTGGCGAGGACTGCGTCCACAGCAAGCCGGAGTGGCGGCCCCGGAACCGGAGCAGCAGGTTCGACTCCTGCTACTCCACCTCTCACTCCGAGTCCCCCGGCGAGGAGGAcgaggaagacgaggaggaggaaggcagCGTGTTTCACGAGGTGCGGGTGTGGCACTGCAGCCCCAGAGGCTTCTTCTCCGACCGGGGGTCTTCTGGAGTGGCGTCTTtcgacgaagaggaggaggtggaagaggtagaggaggaggaggaggagaagaaggaggagaaggagtATTTGATGTGA